From Candidatus Amarolinea dominans, a single genomic window includes:
- a CDS encoding NUDIX domain-containing protein has protein sequence MRRRVSYDAAGGVVLDEQGAILVLYRSRNNEIRLPKGHVEARELLEDAAAREIREESGYADLQLITSLGVQVVEFDLPEKNQHVMRQEFYFLFRLGSPRQVARDAHELQFEPGWLKLDEAVVHLSYETEREFVRRARAWLDRGDEGLVHTR, from the coding sequence GTGAGAAGACGCGTATCCTACGACGCGGCGGGCGGTGTGGTGTTGGATGAACAGGGTGCCATCCTCGTACTCTACCGTTCGCGCAACAACGAAATCCGCCTACCCAAGGGGCATGTCGAAGCGCGTGAGCTGTTGGAAGACGCAGCGGCACGCGAAATCCGAGAGGAGTCAGGGTACGCCGATTTGCAGTTGATCACAAGCTTGGGCGTACAGGTGGTCGAATTCGATTTACCAGAGAAGAATCAACATGTGATGCGCCAGGAGTTTTATTTCCTGTTTCGACTTGGCAGCCCGCGCCAGGTCGCGCGTGACGCCCATGAGCTTCAGTTTGAACCTGGCTGGCTCAAGCTCGACGAAGCCGTGGTTCATCTCTCTTATGAGACAGAACGCGAGTTTGTGCGTCGTGCCCGCGCCTGGTTGGATCGCGGGGACGAAGGATTGGTGCATACCAGGTGA
- a CDS encoding sigma-70 family RNA polymerase sigma factor codes for MLDEQKLIVAARAGQLHAFNQLVTTYQTLAYSVARRVLSDSDLAADATQDAFVKAYRKLDQYRGGSFKAWLLRIVINTCYDRLRAMRRRPVTSLESLVEQPERATIMIDPGEGPEHHALRRELRHQIETAIADLPYDQRLVIVLSDIEGYNYHEISDLVGIPLGTVKSRIARGRARLRDRLVLPNFSLAPRVAYS; via the coding sequence ATGTTAGACGAGCAAAAACTGATCGTGGCGGCGCGTGCAGGCCAATTACACGCGTTCAACCAACTGGTGACAACGTATCAAACCCTGGCCTACAGCGTGGCCCGCCGGGTGCTGAGCGATTCCGATCTGGCCGCGGATGCCACCCAGGATGCGTTTGTGAAAGCCTACCGCAAGCTCGACCAGTATCGGGGTGGCTCTTTCAAGGCGTGGCTGCTGCGCATTGTCATCAACACTTGCTATGATCGCCTGCGCGCCATGCGCCGGCGCCCCGTCACCTCGCTGGAGAGCCTGGTAGAACAGCCCGAACGTGCCACGATCATGATTGACCCGGGCGAGGGGCCTGAGCATCACGCGCTGCGCCGGGAATTGCGCCATCAGATCGAAACGGCCATTGCCGATCTGCCCTATGACCAGCGCCTGGTGATTGTGCTGAGCGATATCGAGGGCTACAACTACCACGAGATCAGCGACCTGGTCGGCATCCCTCTGGGCACGGTCAAATCCCGCATCGCGCGCGGGCGCGCCCGCCTGCGCGATCGCCTCGTTCTGCCCAACTTCAGCCTGGCGCCCCGGGTGGCCTATTCCTGA
- a CDS encoding DUF11 domain-containing protein produces the protein MRNALLCLLAALLLTLSTNASAGVPYPVVTLSKTVSPNSVAPAAAVTYNITLTNSGDVAANDVSVTDMLPAGFSYRAGTTRIYRNGVLIRSSDPNVSGRSLTWSGLTVPARRGDSFYGINTFVQENCNINTITWQLDRARELMGYHALAKQFFYGITNNTGGPESCWLDYVNAAYDRGFDVLLRLQGTHDGANWVKPQADWAGNYSSVAQAFRRVVAGLPRRDGFTLYIQLWNEPNLNLEWSGAANATEYAQFLEQAAGAIRSIGDSRIRIVNGPLSPGGNISPVTFINQMFTAAPNARWAFDVWGTHPYPSNHPPEYNVHRGTAGQPQATIDTYLRELNALATWGRRDVDVILSETGYQLGDGMFTWEGYPIITETNRADYITRAFRDYWQGWAEVQAVAPFELNDPSGGWAVWDWISANGTPHTQFTSVRGLDKTSPYASASLVISFGANAASSGGAYYNDVSATSSNTTIAPHNQVAPVIVRQPTPTRTPTRAATPTVTPTPSHTPTLTLTPTVTNTPTRSPTPTATPTHTPTASATPTRTPTVTPTATPTATPTRTPTATRTATPTRTPTATRTATPTRTPTATHTATPTRTPTVTPTPTLTSTASQTPTATHTPTMTPTPTGTVPTATPTPTLTPTPLPTATPSATPSATPTDTPTPTPTATPTASPTATHTPTASLTPTVTHTPTFTPTGTNTPTFTPTGTDTPSATPTPTPSPTPTPTITPTASPTRTATPTRTPTHTRTATRTPTITPTPTASATPVGVLGILRVGQEPQGLALDGAGRRLFVANGLSGNVSVANLDTNQIVATLGLGGAAGPVGLDFDPARQRLYVAARFSDVLVAVDAPPGLTGEIVGAVLVGVSHQPVAAAVEVISGQVLVVGAGDSSLALVDGAAVTLTEIRRIGSGPLAIARHDTAPSFLIPHRLDDTVGVYDERGYLRFLIPVAGGPISVAVDSVRQRAYVAAQDGFAIAVIDLANAAVVNTVPLNCMPGAVAVNPNNGRFFVVCPDERAVHFFQGGADAWLYWLPVGNDPSAILLDPSTNRLYVSNRADDTVTILQDEGPVATPTPLPYRVANQRQHVNHDTNPHEYPWPQRHTDSHAHSRPHADTDADRHGHAHAYPRPHGDADRHAHPCSQRYANAHANANAVWVLHSPAGYLRAGRHAVRCAAHVSWPLHAVAQLSSGRRRGLESRRGAGRGHLSPADAPARYPRRHAAGAVERKPEHPAGRER, from the coding sequence ATGCGTAACGCCCTACTTTGCCTCTTGGCAGCCCTACTCCTAACCCTTTCGACCAACGCCAGCGCCGGAGTACCCTATCCGGTCGTCACCCTGAGCAAAACCGTCTCGCCCAACTCCGTGGCGCCCGCCGCGGCCGTGACTTACAACATCACCTTGACCAACAGCGGTGACGTGGCCGCCAACGATGTCAGCGTCACCGACATGCTGCCCGCCGGTTTCAGCTACCGCGCGGGTACCACGCGCATCTACCGCAACGGCGTCCTCATTCGCTCGTCTGACCCCAACGTCAGCGGCCGCAGCCTGACCTGGAGCGGGCTGACTGTGCCTGCGCGGCGCGGAGACAGCTTCTACGGCATCAACACCTTTGTCCAGGAAAACTGTAACATCAACACGATCACCTGGCAGTTGGACCGCGCGCGCGAACTGATGGGGTACCATGCCCTGGCCAAGCAGTTCTTCTACGGCATCACCAATAACACCGGCGGCCCCGAATCGTGCTGGCTGGATTATGTCAATGCCGCTTATGACCGGGGCTTCGATGTGCTCCTGCGCCTGCAAGGCACGCACGATGGGGCCAATTGGGTCAAGCCACAAGCGGACTGGGCCGGCAATTACAGCAGCGTGGCACAGGCGTTTCGCCGCGTGGTCGCGGGGCTGCCCCGGCGCGACGGATTCACGCTCTACATCCAACTCTGGAACGAGCCAAACCTGAACCTGGAATGGAGCGGCGCGGCCAATGCCACCGAATACGCCCAATTCCTGGAGCAGGCGGCCGGCGCGATCCGCTCCATCGGCGATAGCCGCATCCGCATCGTCAACGGGCCGCTCTCGCCCGGCGGCAACATCAGCCCGGTGACCTTCATCAATCAGATGTTCACGGCCGCGCCCAACGCCCGCTGGGCCTTCGATGTCTGGGGCACGCACCCCTACCCATCCAATCACCCACCGGAGTACAACGTGCATCGTGGCACCGCCGGTCAGCCGCAGGCCACCATTGACACTTACCTGCGCGAACTGAACGCCCTGGCCACCTGGGGTCGTCGCGACGTGGATGTGATTCTGTCTGAGACGGGCTACCAGCTCGGTGACGGCATGTTCACCTGGGAAGGCTACCCGATCATCACCGAAACCAACCGCGCCGATTACATCACGCGGGCCTTTCGCGACTACTGGCAGGGTTGGGCCGAGGTGCAGGCCGTGGCCCCCTTTGAATTGAATGACCCCAGCGGTGGCTGGGCGGTCTGGGATTGGATCTCAGCCAACGGTACCCCGCACACGCAGTTCACCAGCGTGCGCGGTCTGGACAAAACCAGCCCCTACGCCAGCGCCAGCCTGGTCATCAGCTTTGGGGCCAACGCGGCCAGCAGCGGCGGCGCCTACTACAACGATGTCAGCGCCACCAGCTCCAACACCACCATTGCGCCGCACAACCAGGTGGCGCCGGTCATCGTGCGCCAGCCAACGCCGACGCGCACGCCGACGAGAGCCGCCACGCCCACCGTGACACCGACACCCTCGCACACCCCCACCCTGACCCTCACGCCGACGGTCACCAACACACCGACCAGGTCGCCGACGCCCACGGCGACGCCAACGCACACGCCCACCGCCTCCGCGACGCCGACGCGCACACCCACCGTCACGCCAACAGCAACCCCCACCGCGACGCCGACGCGCACGCCGACAGCAACCCGCACCGCGACGCCCACGCGCACGCCCACCGCGACCCGCACCGCGACGCCGACGCGCACGCCCACCGCGACCCACACCGCGACGCCCACGCGCACGCCCACCGTCACGCCAACGCCCACGCTGACCTCCACCGCCAGCCAGACACCAACCGCCACGCACACCCCGACCATGACGCCAACGCCAACGGGCACCGTGCCGACTGCAACCCCCACGCCGACACTGACGCCGACGCCGCTTCCCACGGCCACGCCCAGCGCAACCCCCAGCGCAACACCAACGGATACCCCCACCCCGACTCCCACCGCAACCCCTACGGCCTCGCCGACCGCCACCCACACGCCGACCGCTTCGCTGACTCCCACGGTCACCCACACGCCGACGTTTACGCCAACGGGTACCAACACACCGACGTTTACGCCAACCGGTACCGACACCCCAAGTGCGACGCCGACGCCGACGCCAAGTCCAACGCCGACGCCGACGATCACGCCGACGGCTTCACCGACACGCACCGCCACCCCCACGCGCACCCCCACCCACACGCGCACCGCCACGCGCACGCCGACGATCACCCCAACGCCAACGGCCAGCGCCACGCCGGTGGGCGTGCTCGGCATTCTGCGCGTGGGGCAGGAGCCGCAAGGGCTGGCATTGGATGGCGCCGGGCGCCGGCTGTTTGTGGCGAACGGTCTCAGCGGCAATGTGTCCGTGGCCAACCTCGACACCAACCAGATCGTGGCCACATTGGGCCTGGGCGGCGCCGCGGGGCCGGTGGGGCTTGATTTCGACCCGGCGCGCCAACGCCTGTATGTGGCCGCCCGTTTCAGCGATGTCCTGGTGGCCGTGGACGCGCCGCCGGGCCTCACGGGCGAAATCGTGGGGGCGGTCCTGGTGGGCGTCAGCCATCAACCGGTCGCGGCCGCGGTCGAAGTCATCAGCGGGCAAGTGCTCGTCGTTGGCGCCGGTGACAGTTCCCTCGCGCTCGTAGACGGGGCGGCCGTTACTCTGACGGAGATTCGACGCATCGGCAGCGGGCCGCTGGCGATTGCGCGGCATGACACCGCGCCCAGCTTTCTCATCCCCCATCGCCTGGATGACACCGTGGGCGTCTACGACGAACGGGGATATTTGCGCTTTCTGATCCCAGTCGCCGGCGGGCCGATCAGCGTGGCAGTGGACAGCGTGCGCCAGCGCGCCTATGTGGCCGCCCAGGATGGCTTCGCGATCGCGGTGATTGACCTGGCCAACGCCGCGGTGGTCAACACCGTGCCGCTCAACTGTATGCCAGGCGCCGTGGCCGTCAATCCCAACAATGGTCGTTTCTTCGTCGTCTGCCCAGACGAGCGCGCCGTTCACTTCTTCCAGGGTGGCGCCGACGCCTGGCTCTACTGGCTGCCGGTGGGGAATGACCCCAGCGCCATCCTGCTCGATCCGTCCACCAACCGACTCTATGTCAGCAACCGCGCCGATGACACGGTCACGATCTTGCAGGACGAAGGGCCGGTGGCAACGCCGACGCCCCTACCCTACCGTGTCGCCAACCAGCGGCAGCACGTCAACCATGACACCAACCCCCACGAGTACCCCTGGCCCCAGCGCCACACCGACAGCCACGCGCACTCCCGGCCCCACGCCGACACCGACGCCGACCGCCACGGTCACGCCCACGCGTACCCCCGGCCCCACGGTGACGCCGACCGCCACGCGCACCCTTGCTCCCAGCGCTACGCCAACGCTCACGCCAACGCCAACGCCGTTTGGGTCTTGCACAGCCCAGCCGGATACCTTCGAGCCGGACGACACGCCGTCCGCTGCGCCGCCCACGTTTCCTGGCCCCTACACGCAGTTGCACAGCTTTCATCGGGCCGGCGACGCGGATTGGAGTCGCGTCGAGGTGCAGGCCGGGGTCATCTATCGCCTGCAGACGCACCTGCTCGGTACCCTCGGCGACACGCGGCTGGAGCTGTGGAACGAAAGCCTGAACATCCTGCTGGCCGAGAACGATGA
- a CDS encoding DNA primase, giving the protein MSVVDDIKGRLDIVDVISAYVPLKKAGRNFKGLCPFHAEKTPSFVVFPDNQSWHCFGSCGIGGDLFSFIMKKEKLDFGEALQVLAQRAGVELTAHGEEISPEEQNRERVRQVLQTAAAYFHNLLLTAPAAQIARDYVGRRGLNSDTLARFQLGYALDDWEALKRTLLAQGYTTDHLLAAGLLIHNEERGSIYDRFRHRLIIPIRDVQGRVIGFGARAFDDIPPKYLNSPQTVVFDKGHVLYGLDQARRAIRDAGHVVIVEGYMDVLAAHQYGASNVVASMGTALTETQLRQLRRYTNEFVLALDADDAGSQATIRGVALARQALEKETVPVPTASGAVRQEARLAVNVRVMTLPQGFDPDDLIRQDVAQWHALVKAAAPLVDFLFGVAVQENDLNTAKGKATVVRELVPLIQELADPIERAHYVQRLARLTQVDERTIQREIERQAAASAAAGNAERQARHGGPTRLIRTAPVTLAPKPGDGLAGYILQQVMLQPHLLPEADRQLVAMGFVPLGESDFGRSEQRTLLQVLTDLRGRGETWQLPTLQEDVPPFLRAYLADLVAGLQARPLVALDQAAYDLINVVLRLRQSNLQQRLQELRHLQADDAGTQAEASDGERIYRGLVDAHRRDLGKLQVALSRRSLLSQDGQRPTP; this is encoded by the coding sequence ATGAGCGTGGTAGACGACATCAAAGGCCGCCTCGACATCGTGGACGTTATCTCGGCATACGTCCCCCTCAAGAAAGCCGGGCGCAACTTCAAAGGATTGTGCCCATTCCATGCCGAGAAGACGCCCTCGTTCGTGGTGTTCCCAGACAATCAAAGTTGGCACTGCTTTGGCTCCTGCGGCATAGGCGGCGATCTTTTTTCTTTCATCATGAAAAAAGAGAAGCTCGACTTTGGCGAAGCGCTGCAGGTGTTGGCGCAGCGGGCCGGGGTGGAGTTGACCGCACACGGCGAGGAAATCTCGCCCGAAGAGCAGAACCGTGAGCGGGTGCGCCAGGTTTTGCAAACCGCGGCCGCCTACTTTCACAATCTGCTGCTGACCGCACCGGCAGCGCAGATCGCGCGCGACTATGTGGGCCGGCGCGGGTTGAACAGTGACACGCTGGCTCGCTTTCAGTTGGGTTATGCGCTCGATGACTGGGAAGCGCTCAAACGCACCCTGCTGGCACAGGGCTACACCACCGATCACCTGTTGGCGGCCGGGCTGCTGATCCACAACGAGGAGCGCGGCAGCATCTATGATCGCTTCCGTCACCGTCTCATCATTCCGATCCGCGATGTGCAGGGCCGCGTGATCGGCTTTGGGGCGCGTGCTTTCGACGACATCCCGCCCAAATACCTCAACTCACCGCAAACGGTGGTGTTCGACAAAGGTCATGTGTTGTATGGACTTGACCAGGCGCGGCGCGCCATTCGGGATGCCGGGCATGTCGTCATCGTCGAGGGTTACATGGATGTGCTGGCCGCGCACCAGTACGGCGCCAGCAACGTCGTGGCCTCCATGGGCACGGCGCTGACCGAAACGCAACTGCGCCAACTACGGCGCTACACCAACGAATTCGTCCTGGCCCTGGATGCCGATGACGCCGGTAGTCAGGCCACCATTCGGGGCGTCGCCCTGGCCCGGCAAGCCCTGGAAAAAGAGACGGTGCCGGTGCCCACAGCCAGCGGCGCCGTACGCCAGGAGGCTCGCCTGGCCGTCAACGTGCGGGTGATGACTCTGCCCCAGGGCTTTGATCCGGACGACCTGATCCGCCAGGACGTGGCACAATGGCACGCCCTGGTCAAGGCTGCGGCTCCCCTGGTTGATTTTCTGTTTGGGGTGGCCGTGCAGGAGAACGACCTCAACACGGCCAAGGGCAAGGCCACCGTGGTGCGCGAACTCGTGCCGTTGATCCAGGAATTGGCCGACCCGATCGAGCGGGCGCACTACGTGCAACGCCTGGCACGCCTGACCCAAGTAGACGAGCGCACCATTCAACGCGAAATCGAACGCCAGGCCGCCGCCAGTGCAGCGGCCGGCAACGCAGAACGGCAGGCCCGTCATGGCGGCCCCACACGCCTGATCCGTACCGCGCCCGTCACCCTGGCGCCCAAACCGGGCGATGGTCTGGCCGGCTATATTTTGCAACAGGTCATGCTGCAGCCGCACCTTCTGCCTGAGGCCGATCGCCAACTGGTTGCCATGGGCTTCGTGCCGCTGGGCGAGAGCGATTTTGGCCGCAGCGAACAGCGCACCTTGCTGCAGGTGCTGACCGACCTGCGTGGCCGCGGTGAGACGTGGCAACTGCCTACCCTGCAAGAAGATGTGCCGCCCTTCCTGCGGGCCTACCTGGCCGACCTGGTAGCCGGACTGCAAGCGCGGCCATTGGTTGCCCTCGACCAGGCCGCGTACGATCTAATCAATGTCGTGTTGCGTTTGCGCCAGAGCAATCTGCAGCAGCGCTTGCAAGAGCTACGTCATCTGCAGGCCGACGACGCGGGGACACAGGCCGAAGCCAGCGATGGCGAGCGCATTTACCGGGGCTTGGTAGACGCCCATCGCCGCGACCTGGGCAAGCTCCAGGTCGCCTTGAGCCGCCGTTCCCTGTTGTCACAGGATGGGCAGCGCCCAACTCCCTAG
- a CDS encoding sigma-70 family RNA polymerase sigma factor yields the protein MMEKKRRPLPGSISTPTAAEATAAPVKERRRRRSGSPAAATTAPETMTAITAPVATDVRTRVLAARHPDREKAQNTHHVQIEVDEEFATEVAADAARPIEQILKETHDYASVGDPVRMYLSEISRHALLTTLQEVSLAEELHAGLAAASRLRWADLTDAERATLEQLVQKGNAARWRLVQSNLRLVVSIARRYLSRGISFLDLIQEGNIGLLRAVEKYDETLGFRFSTYATWWIRQAVSRAIADQSHTIRIPVHVTENINRQTRLQYQFMQELGRKGTPEEIARAMEFLSVEDSAAIEAAHASGQALPPALEQRWQRAAARVRELARASEEPMSLESPVGSDNNSYLGDFIEDNGMLGPADETNRQLLREQMRDVLAALTDRERRVLEMRFGLNDGISRTLEEVGLEFGVTRERIRQIEAKALRKLRHPMRSRRLRDYLSS from the coding sequence ATGATGGAGAAAAAGAGACGACCCTTGCCAGGGTCAATCTCAACGCCAACCGCAGCGGAAGCTACCGCCGCGCCGGTGAAGGAGCGACGCCGGCGGCGCAGCGGCAGCCCTGCGGCCGCGACAACGGCGCCTGAAACAATGACCGCCATCACCGCGCCCGTTGCCACAGATGTGCGCACGCGGGTGCTCGCCGCGCGTCACCCTGACAGGGAGAAAGCGCAGAACACGCACCACGTTCAGATAGAGGTTGATGAGGAATTTGCCACCGAGGTCGCAGCCGACGCGGCCAGGCCGATCGAGCAAATTCTGAAAGAGACGCATGACTACGCGAGCGTCGGCGACCCCGTGCGCATGTATCTCAGCGAAATTAGTCGCCATGCGCTGCTGACCACCCTACAGGAAGTTTCGCTGGCCGAGGAGTTGCACGCCGGGCTGGCGGCCGCATCTCGTCTACGGTGGGCCGACCTGACCGACGCCGAGCGCGCCACGCTGGAGCAACTTGTGCAGAAAGGCAATGCCGCCCGCTGGCGGTTGGTGCAGAGCAACCTGCGCCTGGTCGTCAGCATTGCCAGGCGCTACCTGAGTCGCGGCATTTCATTCCTGGATTTGATCCAGGAGGGCAACATCGGCCTGCTGCGCGCAGTCGAAAAGTACGATGAGACGCTTGGCTTTCGCTTCAGCACGTATGCCACCTGGTGGATTCGACAGGCCGTTTCGCGCGCCATTGCCGACCAATCACACACCATTCGGATCCCTGTGCATGTGACGGAGAACATCAACCGGCAGACACGCCTGCAGTATCAATTCATGCAAGAACTGGGCCGCAAGGGCACGCCGGAGGAGATCGCCCGCGCGATGGAATTTCTGTCGGTGGAAGACTCCGCGGCCATCGAAGCGGCCCATGCCAGCGGTCAAGCGCTGCCGCCGGCCCTGGAGCAGCGTTGGCAGCGCGCCGCCGCACGCGTGCGCGAACTTGCGCGTGCCTCCGAAGAGCCGATGTCGCTGGAAAGCCCGGTGGGCAGCGATAACAACAGCTACCTCGGCGATTTTATCGAGGACAACGGTATGCTTGGCCCGGCCGACGAAACTAACCGCCAACTGCTGCGCGAACAGATGCGCGATGTGCTGGCCGCGCTGACCGACCGTGAGCGCCGCGTGCTGGAGATGCGTTTTGGACTGAACGACGGCATCAGTCGCACGCTGGAAGAAGTGGGACTGGAGTTTGGCGTCACGCGCGAGCGCATCCGCCAGATCGAAGCCAAAGCCCTGCGCAAGCTCCGCCACCCCATGCGCAGCCGGCGCCTGCGTGATTACCTGAGCTCCTGA
- a CDS encoding ATP-binding protein yields the protein MIARTLTAKIIALAQKFQVITLTGPRQSGKTTLVRAAFPAMPYASLEEPDMRQIALTDPRGFLANYPAGAILDEIQHTPDLLSYIQGLVDGNRQIQFILTGSSNFLLMEKISQTLAGRTAVLHLLPFSLAELKPDAERLESVIFQGQYPRIYDRDMAPTDFYPAYIQTYIERDVRLLKNIGDYNAFIQFTRLCAGRVGQLLNYASLASDAGISPNTARSWLSILESSFILYRLLPYYRNFNKRLVKSSKLYFYDTGVACSLLGIRDADQINLHYLKGALFENLVINEFIKRSFHRGENRQPFFWQDSHGKEIDCLLVDGEEITPVEIKAGKTMSISYFDNLKYWRALADLPEDQGFVVYGGDQSMQTSTGAFISWRHLDRIPS from the coding sequence ATGATCGCAAGAACCCTGACAGCCAAAATCATTGCCCTGGCGCAGAAATTCCAGGTCATCACCCTCACCGGGCCGCGCCAGTCTGGCAAGACCACTCTCGTTCGTGCTGCCTTTCCGGCCATGCCCTACGCCTCCCTGGAAGAACCGGATATGCGCCAGATTGCGTTGACCGACCCTCGCGGTTTTCTTGCCAACTACCCTGCCGGCGCCATCCTGGACGAAATCCAACACACGCCCGATCTCCTTTCCTACATCCAAGGGCTGGTGGACGGGAACCGACAGATTCAGTTCATCTTGACCGGTTCATCGAACTTTCTATTGATGGAGAAAATTAGCCAGACCCTGGCAGGGCGTACTGCGGTTCTACACCTGCTGCCGTTTTCCCTTGCCGAATTGAAGCCGGATGCCGAGCGGCTGGAAAGCGTCATCTTCCAGGGCCAGTATCCGCGCATTTACGACCGTGACATGGCTCCCACCGATTTTTACCCGGCCTACATCCAGACGTACATCGAAAGAGATGTACGCTTGCTCAAGAACATCGGGGATTACAACGCCTTCATTCAGTTTACCCGGCTGTGCGCCGGGCGCGTCGGTCAACTGCTCAACTACGCCAGCCTGGCAAGCGATGCTGGTATCAGCCCGAACACAGCCAGGAGCTGGCTTTCCATTTTGGAAAGCTCATTCATTCTGTATCGTTTACTACCCTATTATCGTAATTTCAACAAGCGGCTGGTCAAATCGTCCAAACTCTATTTCTACGACACGGGCGTCGCTTGTTCACTGCTGGGCATTCGCGACGCGGATCAGATCAATCTACACTACCTGAAAGGTGCATTGTTCGAGAATCTGGTGATCAACGAGTTCATCAAACGCAGTTTTCACCGCGGCGAGAATCGTCAGCCCTTTTTCTGGCAGGATAGCCATGGCAAGGAAATTGATTGTCTGCTAGTGGATGGTGAAGAAATTACGCCGGTTGAGATCAAAGCCGGCAAGACGATGTCTATAAGCTATTTTGACAATCTCAAATACTGGCGGGCGCTGGCGGATCTGCCAGAGGATCAAGGTTTTGTGGTCTACGGCGGGGATCAGTCAATGCAAACCAGTACCGGTGCATTCATCAGTTGGCGTCACCTGGATCGCATCCCATCTTAA
- a CDS encoding homoserine dehydrogenase: protein MSQTIRVALVGLGHVGRGFLTLMLDKKDTLASRFGLSIKLTAVADSSGAVLDARGIDPTLLLQHKLTHGGIGTFPYGGKPGLAAPDMVKRAKADLLLEASPVNMESGQPGLHCLRLALSQGWHAVLANKAPLVLAYQELSAAAAAQGKHLAFSATVCGALPVVNIGRRDHVAVRYAKIEGVLNSTSNYILTTMEAGKTYAEALREAQAEGVAEADPALDVDGWDTANKLTIIANSVLDFPCTITDVEVRGIRGIGPEDLRRARSQGEVIKLLAVALPLGAGYRLSVHPARLPLPHPLTTVNGWEMGVVWHTDIMGVQFAKVDERGPIPTAAAMLRDVINISRG, encoded by the coding sequence ATGTCCCAGACGATCCGGGTTGCGCTTGTCGGCCTCGGCCATGTTGGCCGGGGCTTTCTTACGCTCATGCTCGACAAGAAGGACACCCTCGCCTCTCGCTTTGGCCTGAGCATCAAGCTGACGGCCGTGGCGGATAGCTCCGGGGCCGTGCTCGACGCGCGCGGCATTGACCCGACCCTGCTTTTGCAGCACAAACTGACCCACGGCGGCATCGGCACGTTCCCCTATGGCGGCAAGCCGGGCCTGGCCGCACCCGACATGGTCAAACGGGCCAAGGCCGATCTGCTCCTGGAGGCATCGCCGGTCAACATGGAAAGCGGCCAGCCAGGGCTGCACTGTCTGCGCCTGGCGCTGAGCCAGGGCTGGCATGCCGTGCTGGCCAACAAGGCGCCCCTGGTATTGGCCTATCAGGAGCTGAGCGCGGCCGCGGCGGCACAGGGCAAGCACCTGGCCTTCAGCGCCACCGTCTGCGGCGCGCTGCCTGTGGTCAACATCGGGCGCCGCGATCATGTGGCGGTGCGCTACGCCAAGATCGAGGGCGTGTTGAACAGCACCAGCAATTACATCCTGACCACCATGGAGGCCGGCAAGACCTACGCGGAGGCGTTGCGTGAGGCGCAGGCCGAGGGTGTGGCCGAGGCCGATCCTGCGCTCGACGTGGATGGCTGGGACACGGCCAACAAACTGACCATCATCGCCAACAGCGTGCTCGACTTCCCCTGCACCATCACCGATGTGGAGGTGCGGGGCATACGCGGCATCGGCCCGGAAGACCTGCGCCGCGCCCGCAGCCAGGGCGAGGTCATCAAACTGCTGGCTGTCGCGCTGCCCCTGGGCGCCGGCTACCGCTTGAGCGTACACCCGGCGCGCCTCCCCCTGCCCCATCCGCTGACCACCGTCAACGGCTGGGAGATGGGCGTTGTCTGGCACACCGACATCATGGGGGTGCAGTTTGCCAAGGTGGACGAGCGCGGGCCGATTCCCACGGCCGCGGCCATGCTGCGCGACGTGATCAACATCAGCCGCGGCTAA